One genomic segment of Vulgatibacter sp. includes these proteins:
- the ftsE gene encoding cell division ATP-binding protein FtsE, producing MIELYRLHKLYKGEVPALDDVNLVVGKGEFVFLTGSSGAGKSTLLRLIMAAEEPTRGQIIVGGRNLARIDHKGIPFLRRNMGVVFQDFKLLPTRTVFDNVALTLEVLGTQAKDVKKRVDAILERVSLGHKAGAFPPQLSGGEQQRVAIARALVGDPAILLADEPTGNLDPQLTIEVMDLLTACSARGTTVLVATHDHTLLERYKKRTVRLEAGKVAEDRP from the coding sequence GTGATCGAGCTCTACCGCCTCCACAAGCTCTACAAGGGCGAAGTCCCCGCGCTCGACGACGTGAACCTCGTCGTGGGGAAGGGCGAGTTCGTCTTCCTCACCGGCTCCTCGGGCGCCGGCAAGAGCACGCTGCTGCGCCTGATCATGGCGGCGGAGGAGCCCACCCGCGGGCAGATCATCGTCGGCGGCCGCAACCTCGCCCGCATCGATCACAAGGGGATCCCCTTCCTGCGGCGCAACATGGGCGTGGTCTTCCAGGACTTCAAACTGCTGCCCACCCGCACCGTCTTCGACAACGTCGCCCTCACCCTCGAGGTGCTGGGCACCCAGGCGAAGGACGTGAAGAAGCGGGTCGACGCGATCCTCGAGCGGGTCTCGCTGGGGCACAAGGCCGGCGCCTTTCCCCCGCAGCTCTCCGGCGGCGAGCAGCAGCGCGTGGCGATCGCCCGGGCGCTGGTCGGCGATCCGGCGATCCTCCTCGCCGACGAGCCCACCGGCAACCTCGATCCCCAGCTGACGATCGAGGTGATGGATCTGCTCACCGCCTGCAGCGCCCGCGGCACCACGGTGCTGGTGGCCACCCACGATCACACGCTGCTCGAGCGCTACAAGAAGCGCACGGTGCGCCTCGAGGCCGGCAAGGTCGCGGAGGATCGCCCGTGA
- a CDS encoding cell division protein FtsX, translating to MNRLLYFVKKALGGMRAAPFVHAVAALTIAVALLLAGVVGALALQARSLLDEWGLRAEITVYLAPRVQPADAEYLAKQAAEITSGTARYVTAQEAMARLAEALGEEGEALRELPENPLPPSVEVVPAVGTTAEQVEVLARALRKLDGVIEVDYGRAWIERITGLSRAAGVIGLTLLPLILLGAAVLAASVVRLAIHARASEIDIQRLVGATNAFVRAPFLVEGALAGLAGGLLGAAGLFAVASYVGPTLQAAVPLPPELQPVALAGPLPLLVVVGAGVLLGFVASAISVGRHLR from the coding sequence GTGAACCGCCTCCTCTACTTCGTGAAGAAGGCCCTCGGCGGCATGCGCGCGGCGCCCTTCGTCCACGCGGTGGCGGCGCTCACCATCGCGGTGGCGCTGCTGCTGGCTGGCGTGGTCGGTGCCCTCGCCCTGCAGGCGCGCTCGCTCCTCGACGAGTGGGGCCTGCGGGCGGAGATCACCGTCTACCTCGCGCCGCGGGTGCAGCCCGCCGATGCCGAATACCTGGCGAAGCAGGCGGCGGAGATCACCTCGGGCACCGCCCGCTACGTCACCGCGCAGGAGGCGATGGCGCGGCTCGCCGAGGCCCTCGGCGAGGAGGGCGAGGCGCTCCGCGAGCTCCCCGAGAACCCGCTGCCGCCCTCGGTGGAGGTGGTGCCCGCGGTGGGGACCACCGCCGAGCAGGTGGAGGTCCTCGCCAGGGCGCTGCGCAAGCTCGACGGCGTGATCGAGGTGGACTACGGCCGCGCCTGGATCGAGCGGATCACCGGGCTCTCCCGTGCCGCCGGCGTGATCGGCCTCACCCTCCTGCCCCTCATCCTCCTCGGCGCCGCGGTGCTCGCCGCCAGCGTGGTCCGCCTCGCGATCCACGCCCGCGCCAGCGAGATCGACATCCAGCGCCTCGTCGGCGCCACCAACGCCTTCGTCCGCGCGCCCTTCCTCGTGGAGGGAGCGCTCGCCGGCCTGGCCGGCGGCCTCCTCGGCGCCGCCGGCCTCTTCGCCGTCGCCTCGTACGTGGGGCCGACGCTGCAGGCAGCGGTGCCCCTGCCACCGGAGCTCCAGCCCGTCGCCCTCGCCGGGCCGCTGCCGCTGCTCGTCGTGGTGGGCGCCGGCGTGCTCCTCGGCTTCGTCGCCAGCGCCATCTCCGTCGGGCGGCATCTGCGATGA
- a CDS encoding murein hydrolase activator EnvC family protein, translating to MRPYLVAALLCMPAAAAGQGGVQAKKAAIAEKLDEAKAAVDRILRQESDVGTEVERAEEVLRTAEEAARLAEAELAAARQALDAARAAEDHARTTLQQRSDALGPRLRARYRMMRQGGAGALLLADSPAAWLRLQHAFDTLLGADLAALRDLRGIADAHAAARAELEPAEAAVARRVAEAASMEAAARGAAETRQLLLASVREERRLREGVVRELAASQRRLDAQLARLRSEAAVPKTGFGLLRGRLPWPVVGSVVEVAFGKVVNAKFNTVTQQNGLDLRIHEGAEVRAVGKGQVAFAGWFRGYGNLVIVDHGDGFHTLYAHLAATAVQVGATVQPGDLVGLVGDTGSLKGAYLYFEIRANGKPVDPLGWFAR from the coding sequence ATGAGGCCGTACCTCGTCGCAGCGCTCCTCTGCATGCCGGCAGCAGCTGCAGGACAGGGCGGCGTGCAGGCGAAGAAGGCGGCGATCGCCGAGAAGCTGGACGAGGCGAAGGCCGCGGTTGATCGCATCCTCCGGCAGGAGAGCGACGTCGGCACCGAGGTGGAGCGGGCGGAGGAGGTGCTCCGCACCGCCGAGGAGGCTGCGCGCCTCGCCGAGGCGGAGCTCGCCGCAGCCCGCCAGGCCCTCGACGCCGCCCGCGCAGCCGAAGACCACGCCCGCACCACGCTGCAGCAGCGCTCGGACGCGCTGGGCCCGCGGCTGCGGGCGCGCTACCGGATGATGCGGCAGGGCGGCGCAGGGGCCCTGCTCCTCGCCGATTCGCCCGCTGCCTGGCTTCGTCTGCAGCACGCCTTCGACACGCTGCTCGGCGCCGATCTGGCGGCCTTGCGCGACTTGCGCGGCATCGCCGACGCCCACGCGGCGGCCCGCGCGGAGCTCGAGCCGGCGGAGGCCGCCGTGGCCCGCCGCGTCGCCGAGGCGGCGTCGATGGAGGCTGCGGCCCGGGGCGCAGCGGAGACGCGGCAGCTCCTCCTCGCCTCGGTCCGGGAGGAGCGCAGGCTCCGCGAGGGGGTGGTCCGGGAGCTGGCCGCCTCGCAGCGGCGCCTCGACGCACAGCTCGCCCGCCTGCGCAGCGAGGCCGCGGTGCCGAAGACCGGCTTCGGCCTGCTCCGCGGCAGGCTGCCGTGGCCGGTGGTGGGCTCGGTGGTGGAGGTCGCCTTCGGCAAGGTGGTGAACGCGAAGTTCAACACCGTGACCCAGCAGAACGGCCTCGATCTCCGCATCCACGAGGGGGCCGAGGTGCGGGCGGTGGGCAAGGGGCAGGTCGCTTTCGCCGGCTGGTTCCGGGGCTATGGGAACCTCGTCATCGTCGACCACGGGGACGGCTTCCACACGCTCTATGCGCATCTCGCCGCTACCGCGGTGCAGGTCGGCGCCACCGTCCAGCCCGGTGATCTGGTGGGGCTGGTGGGCGACACCGGCTCCCTGAAGGGCGCCTACCTCTACTTCGAGATCCGCGCCAACGGGAAGCCGGTGGATCCGCTGGGGTGGTTCGCTCGCTAG
- a CDS encoding S41 family peptidase — MRRLPHLASLFCAFVAGIAFHASIDSARAAGYGKLDVFARVLAFVENNYVDEVDGDQLVYGAIKGMLASLDPHTIFLPPEEYQAMRADTSGEFGGLGVEVMADEASLLVVAPIDDTPASRAGIKAGDRILAIDGESTKGMSVAVAVRRMRGALGTRVILSVMREGFDAPLQLALLRDRVRVQSVEWRLYPDGRGYVKIKSFQERTDEHLGKALGAMREKNGGKELAGLVIDLRNNPGGLLDQAVRVADRFVGEGLIVSTEGRGGRQLEAERAHAAGTEPAYPLVVLVNGGSASASEIVAGALQDHDRAVVLGTTTFGKGSVQTVIDLDDGSGLKMTIARYYTPKHRTIHGKGVEPDLVVKDEEAGEAVAVNALAHGKGRIEPVATSRNAENLQVIDQQLDRALHALGSWERFRAELARKAKPASQVAVQKPAAVPAP, encoded by the coding sequence ATGCGCCGTCTTCCCCATCTCGCCTCGCTGTTTTGCGCCTTCGTTGCAGGCATCGCCTTCCACGCCTCCATCGACAGCGCCCGGGCAGCGGGTTACGGCAAGCTCGACGTCTTCGCGCGGGTCCTCGCCTTCGTGGAGAACAACTACGTCGACGAGGTCGACGGCGATCAGCTGGTCTACGGCGCGATCAAGGGGATGCTCGCCTCGCTCGATCCCCACACCATCTTCCTGCCGCCCGAGGAGTACCAGGCGATGCGCGCCGACACCTCCGGTGAGTTCGGCGGTCTCGGCGTCGAGGTGATGGCGGACGAGGCGTCGCTGCTGGTGGTGGCGCCCATCGACGACACCCCCGCCTCCCGCGCCGGCATCAAGGCCGGCGACAGGATCCTCGCCATCGACGGGGAGAGCACCAAAGGCATGAGCGTGGCGGTGGCGGTGCGGCGCATGCGCGGCGCGCTCGGGACCCGGGTGATCCTGAGCGTGATGCGCGAGGGTTTCGACGCGCCGCTGCAGCTGGCGCTGCTCCGGGACCGGGTGCGGGTGCAGAGCGTGGAGTGGCGGCTCTACCCGGACGGCCGCGGCTACGTGAAGATCAAGAGCTTCCAGGAGCGGACCGACGAGCACCTCGGCAAGGCGCTGGGCGCGATGCGCGAGAAGAACGGCGGCAAGGAGCTCGCGGGGCTGGTGATCGATCTGCGCAACAACCCCGGCGGCCTGCTCGATCAGGCGGTGCGCGTGGCGGATCGCTTCGTGGGCGAGGGGCTCATCGTCTCGACGGAGGGGCGCGGCGGCAGGCAGCTCGAGGCGGAGCGCGCCCACGCGGCAGGGACCGAGCCCGCCTATCCGCTGGTGGTGCTGGTCAACGGCGGCTCCGCCTCCGCCAGCGAGATCGTCGCCGGCGCGCTGCAGGATCACGATCGAGCGGTGGTCCTCGGCACCACCACCTTCGGCAAGGGCAGCGTCCAGACGGTGATCGATCTCGACGACGGATCGGGCCTCAAGATGACCATCGCCCGCTACTACACGCCGAAGCACCGCACCATCCACGGCAAGGGCGTCGAGCCCGACCTGGTGGTGAAGGACGAGGAGGCTGGCGAGGCGGTGGCGGTGAACGCGCTGGCCCACGGGAAGGGCCGCATCGAGCCGGTGGCCACCAGCCGCAACGCGGAGAACCTGCAGGTGATCGATCAACAGCTGGACCGCGCGCTCCACGCGCTCGGCTCCTGGGAGCGCTTCCGCGCCGAGCTCGCCCGCAAGGCGAAGCCCGCGAGCCAGGTGGCGGTGCAGAAGCCTGCCGCCGTGCCGGCGCCCTAG
- a CDS encoding Hsp70 family protein — translation MGTTPPIIGIDLGTTNSCAAVVESDGKVKLIPYKGGDFTIPSIFAVDEKGHELIGHEAKRQWQLNPRNTVYASKRLIGRNYKSEVVDTMKSLVAYELKEGQNEVLIDVAQRSLKMSEVAARILDRIRNIASDHLQEKVDRAVVTVPAYFTDRQRQAVKEAGKQVGIDVVRIINEPTAAALAYGVGKGLAERVLIYDLGGGTFDVSVIEIRDRVFEVKATGGDIFLGGLDFDEAIIRLVLKDFEARHGIDLSQDPVAMQRIKDLAERTKIDLSQRTEASFHIPFIAMTPQGKPLNVEMMFTRKLLEQLTGKLVDRTLQTVAQVLVDAGLSTRDIDEVLLVGGQTRMPLIQERLTRFFGKPPSKGVHPDEAVAIGAALYAHSFEDDTDLKVQLLDVIPMAIGIEAAGRRMHVVFPRNASIPNARQVPATTSFDGQQEVVVRIFQGDLPEVQHNELLGEFTFGGLPAGPAGAAQMEITFDVNIEGILTASARDLATGRQMKTTVRVTSA, via the coding sequence ATGGGGACCACGCCGCCGATCATCGGCATCGATCTGGGCACGACCAATTCCTGCGCCGCCGTCGTCGAGAGCGACGGCAAGGTGAAGCTCATCCCTTACAAGGGCGGCGACTTCACCATCCCGTCGATCTTCGCGGTGGACGAAAAGGGCCACGAGCTGATCGGCCACGAGGCGAAGCGCCAGTGGCAGCTCAACCCGCGCAACACCGTCTACGCCTCGAAGCGGCTCATCGGACGCAACTACAAGTCCGAGGTCGTCGACACGATGAAGAGCCTCGTGGCCTACGAGCTGAAAGAGGGCCAGAACGAGGTCCTCATCGACGTGGCCCAGCGCTCGCTCAAGATGAGCGAGGTCGCCGCGCGGATCCTCGACCGGATCCGCAACATCGCCTCCGACCACCTCCAGGAGAAGGTCGATCGGGCGGTGGTCACCGTCCCGGCCTATTTCACCGATCGCCAGCGCCAGGCGGTGAAGGAGGCGGGCAAGCAGGTCGGCATCGACGTGGTGCGGATCATCAACGAGCCCACCGCTGCCGCCCTCGCCTACGGCGTCGGCAAGGGCCTCGCCGAGCGGGTGCTCATCTACGATCTGGGCGGCGGGACCTTCGACGTCTCGGTGATCGAGATCCGCGACCGCGTCTTCGAGGTGAAGGCCACCGGCGGCGACATCTTCCTCGGCGGCCTCGACTTCGACGAGGCGATCATCCGCCTGGTCCTCAAGGACTTCGAGGCGCGCCACGGCATCGACCTCTCGCAGGATCCGGTGGCGATGCAGCGGATCAAGGACCTCGCCGAGCGCACCAAGATCGATCTCTCGCAGCGCACCGAGGCCTCGTTCCACATCCCCTTCATCGCGATGACGCCGCAGGGCAAGCCGCTGAACGTCGAGATGATGTTCACGCGCAAGCTCCTCGAGCAGCTCACCGGCAAGCTGGTGGACCGCACCCTCCAGACCGTGGCGCAGGTGCTGGTCGACGCGGGGCTCTCCACCCGCGACATCGACGAGGTGCTCCTCGTCGGCGGACAGACCCGCATGCCGCTGATCCAGGAGCGGCTCACCCGCTTCTTCGGCAAGCCGCCGTCCAAGGGCGTCCATCCCGACGAGGCGGTGGCGATCGGCGCGGCGCTCTACGCCCACTCCTTCGAGGACGACACCGACCTCAAGGTGCAGCTCCTCGACGTGATCCCGATGGCGATCGGCATCGAGGCTGCGGGCAGGAGGATGCACGTCGTCTTCCCCCGCAACGCGTCGATCCCCAACGCGCGGCAGGTGCCGGCGACCACCTCCTTCGACGGCCAGCAGGAGGTGGTGGTGCGGATCTTCCAGGGCGACCTGCCCGAGGTGCAGCACAACGAATTGCTCGGCGAGTTCACCTTCGGCGGCCTGCCGGCGGGACCTGCGGGCGCGGCGCAGATGGAGATCACCTTCGACGTCAACATCGAAGGGATCCTCACCGCGTCGGCGCGCGATCTCGCCACCGGCAGGCAGATGAAGACCACGGTGCGGGTGACCAGCGCCTAA
- a CDS encoding PrkA family serine protein kinase, with translation MDARHYLESVGSEVKSIFIENRMILSFEEWMGEFLREPVRHARSSAQYLRDALDHFGTRTVQTPMGALRRFNLFDRAFDAGQGRVAGQEAAQNEVYRILGNFIRTGRANKLILLHGPNGSAKSSIVAALSRGLEVYSRAPEGALYKINWIFPTEKLTKGSLGFGAERAGPHGELATFAHLESEDVDARIACEMKDHPLFLVPHGERRKLLQEQLGRDGGSDFVLSTYMLEGELCHKCRQIYSGLLGAYNGDFLKVLRHVQVERFYVSRRYLNGAVTVEPQVSVDASYHQVTADRSIGHLPPALQNLDIFEPFGPLVYANRGVVEFSDLLKRPIDTYKYLLGTTETGVLPMEHFLLHLDEVMIGTANDKHLSAFKDLADFASFKGRIELVQVPYLRRATAEREIYDVQVTREAVGKHIAPHATQVAAIWAVLTRLKRPEPEHYEPVLRDVIEDLAPIEKLRLYDEGRVPDRLPFALANELRKAIPAIYHEWDVSPAYEGRAGASAREIKTVIFNAAQKAGHTCLTPMAVLDELRQLCKDKSIYEFLQAEVRFGYHDPEEFLQVVEAEYLDVIDDEIRDSMGMITESQYEELFERYVVNVSHWLKGEKIANRVTGTSERPDEARMAEIESLIKPEGEDRSSFRRGLISAIGAWRLDHPSERKVEYGQVFPELFRRLRDHFFEERKRTLRRNKENVLAYLAEEAADRLEAKDRVGVEEMLRNMRERYGYCPSCARDAILLLMRRRYAD, from the coding sequence TTGGACGCGCGCCACTACCTCGAATCGGTCGGATCCGAGGTCAAGAGCATCTTCATCGAGAACCGGATGATCCTCTCCTTCGAGGAGTGGATGGGCGAGTTCCTCCGGGAACCGGTGCGCCACGCGCGCTCCTCCGCCCAATACCTGCGGGACGCCCTCGATCACTTCGGCACCCGCACCGTCCAGACGCCGATGGGCGCCTTGCGCCGCTTCAACCTCTTCGACCGGGCCTTCGACGCTGGCCAGGGCAGGGTGGCCGGGCAGGAGGCGGCCCAGAACGAGGTCTACCGGATCCTCGGCAACTTCATCCGGACCGGCAGGGCCAACAAGCTGATCCTGCTCCACGGGCCGAACGGCTCGGCGAAGAGCTCGATCGTGGCCGCCCTCTCCCGTGGCCTCGAGGTCTACAGCCGCGCCCCCGAGGGCGCGCTCTACAAGATCAACTGGATCTTCCCCACCGAGAAGCTCACCAAGGGCTCGCTGGGGTTCGGCGCGGAGCGCGCCGGTCCGCACGGCGAGCTGGCGACCTTCGCCCACCTCGAGTCCGAGGACGTGGACGCCCGCATCGCCTGCGAGATGAAGGACCACCCGCTCTTCCTCGTGCCCCACGGCGAGCGCCGCAAGCTCCTGCAGGAGCAGCTGGGCCGGGACGGCGGCAGCGACTTCGTCCTCTCGACCTACATGCTCGAGGGGGAGCTCTGCCACAAATGCCGGCAGATCTACTCGGGCCTCCTCGGCGCCTACAACGGCGACTTCCTCAAGGTCCTGCGCCACGTGCAGGTGGAGCGCTTCTACGTCTCGCGCCGCTACCTGAACGGCGCGGTGACGGTGGAGCCGCAGGTCTCGGTCGACGCGAGCTACCACCAGGTGACCGCGGATCGCTCCATCGGCCACCTGCCGCCGGCGCTGCAGAACCTCGACATCTTCGAGCCCTTCGGTCCGCTGGTCTACGCGAACCGCGGCGTGGTCGAGTTCTCCGACCTGCTCAAGCGCCCGATCGACACCTACAAATATCTGCTCGGGACCACCGAGACGGGCGTGCTGCCGATGGAGCACTTCCTGCTCCACCTCGACGAGGTGATGATCGGCACCGCCAACGACAAGCACCTCTCCGCGTTCAAGGACCTCGCCGACTTCGCGTCGTTCAAGGGCCGGATCGAGCTGGTGCAGGTGCCCTACCTGCGCCGGGCCACCGCCGAGCGGGAGATCTACGACGTGCAGGTGACCCGCGAGGCGGTGGGCAAGCACATCGCCCCGCACGCCACGCAGGTCGCCGCGATCTGGGCGGTGCTCACCCGCTTGAAGCGCCCGGAGCCGGAGCATTACGAGCCGGTCCTCCGCGACGTGATCGAGGATCTGGCGCCGATCGAGAAGCTGCGGCTCTACGACGAGGGTCGCGTTCCGGACCGGCTCCCCTTCGCCCTGGCGAACGAGCTGCGCAAGGCGATCCCGGCCATCTACCACGAGTGGGACGTCTCTCCCGCCTACGAGGGACGGGCAGGGGCCTCGGCCCGCGAGATCAAGACCGTGATCTTCAACGCCGCGCAGAAGGCGGGGCACACCTGCCTCACGCCGATGGCGGTGCTCGACGAGCTGCGGCAGCTCTGCAAGGACAAGTCGATCTACGAGTTCCTGCAGGCAGAGGTGCGCTTCGGCTACCACGATCCCGAGGAGTTTTTGCAGGTGGTGGAGGCGGAGTACCTCGACGTGATCGACGACGAGATCCGCGACTCGATGGGGATGATCACCGAGAGCCAGTACGAGGAGCTCTTCGAGCGCTACGTCGTCAACGTCTCCCACTGGCTCAAGGGCGAGAAGATCGCCAACCGCGTCACCGGCACCAGCGAGCGTCCGGACGAGGCGCGGATGGCGGAGATCGAGTCGCTGATCAAGCCGGAGGGCGAGGACCGCAGCTCCTTCCGCCGCGGTCTGATCTCGGCGATCGGCGCCTGGCGCCTCGACCATCCCTCCGAGCGGAAGGTGGAGTACGGGCAGGTCTTCCCCGAGCTCTTCCGGCGCCTGCGCGATCATTTCTTCGAGGAGCGGAAGCGCACGCTGCGCCGCAACAAGGAGAACGTGCTCGCCTACCTGGCGGAAGAGGCGGCCGATCGCCTCGAGGCGAAGGATCGCGTCGGCGTGGAGGAGATGCTCCGCAACATGCGCGAGCGCTACGGCTACTGCCCCAGCTGCGCGAGGGACGCGATCCTCCTGCTGATGCGGCGCCGCTACGCGGACTGA
- a CDS encoding trypsin-like peptidase domain-containing protein produces MLRRSALLALPAFLAGIGGATVLWGNQAAAIDAQPALVAGANVQAAAPAAIVEAADAVPVVAPPAAAPGTRSKVIKEVLPSSVRIQLLREGSVSRAASGVVIGFRKEAEGHVGYVITNTHVVETKDPEGTTIQVLVDRKGKTSSYAARVVALGEVPDMDLALLEVPDLVGRAAELVSDSDLELGDDVVAVGAPFGRGLSISSGIVSQLDWDDAGAAQAFKTDAPIGYGASGGGIFRVPDGKLLAVIEGYRTAKVSIPMAEKSYSFDVPMPGETFAAPAAKVRRFLKSRGVAHLVAGLFPGEKLEAKPAVETAAR; encoded by the coding sequence ATGCTTCGTCGCTCTGCCCTTCTCGCCCTTCCCGCCTTCCTCGCCGGCATCGGTGGTGCCACCGTGCTCTGGGGAAACCAGGCGGCTGCCATCGACGCGCAGCCGGCACTCGTCGCCGGCGCGAACGTGCAGGCGGCGGCGCCAGCGGCGATCGTCGAGGCGGCGGACGCGGTGCCCGTGGTGGCGCCGCCTGCAGCGGCCCCCGGCACCCGCTCCAAGGTGATCAAGGAAGTCCTCCCCTCCAGCGTGCGGATCCAGCTCCTCCGCGAGGGCTCGGTGAGCCGCGCCGCCTCCGGCGTGGTGATCGGCTTCCGCAAGGAGGCCGAGGGCCACGTCGGCTACGTGATCACCAACACCCACGTGGTGGAGACGAAGGATCCCGAGGGCACGACGATCCAGGTGCTCGTCGACCGCAAGGGCAAGACCAGCAGCTACGCTGCCAGGGTGGTCGCCCTCGGCGAGGTGCCGGACATGGATCTGGCGCTCCTCGAGGTGCCGGATCTGGTGGGCCGCGCAGCGGAGCTCGTCTCCGACTCCGACCTCGAGCTCGGCGACGACGTGGTGGCGGTGGGTGCGCCCTTCGGCCGCGGCCTCTCGATCTCGAGCGGCATCGTCAGCCAGCTCGATTGGGACGACGCCGGCGCCGCGCAGGCCTTCAAGACCGACGCGCCGATCGGCTACGGCGCCTCCGGCGGCGGGATCTTCCGGGTGCCCGACGGCAAGTTGCTCGCGGTGATCGAGGGCTACCGCACCGCGAAGGTCTCGATCCCCATGGCGGAGAAGAGCTACTCCTTCGACGTGCCGATGCCGGGCGAGACCTTCGCCGCCCCCGCAGCGAAGGTGCGCCGCTTCCTCAAGAGCCGGGGCGTGGCCCACCTGGTGGCGGGCCTCTTCCCCGGCGAGAAGCTCGAGGCGAAGCCCGCGGTCGAGA